A stretch of Henckelia pumila isolate YLH828 chromosome 4, ASM3356847v2, whole genome shotgun sequence DNA encodes these proteins:
- the LOC140861726 gene encoding auxin response factor 3-like isoform X2 yields MYIHNLMPTLDSSHPTQGSTMMCGLIDLNTVNTEDETESLSGSPSSSAASANSELDKTPSAAVCMELWHACAGPLISLPKKGSSVVYFPQGHVEHLPEHPAITYDLPPHVFCRVIDVKLHADATNDEVYALVSLVPDPHIEQKWRDGIFETEAEDEDVEDVGKSMTPHMFCKTLTASDTSTHGGFSVPRRAAEDCFPPLDHKQQRPSQELVAKDLHGIEWKFRHIYRGQPRRHLLTTGWSAFVNKKKLTSGDAVLFLRGGDGKLRLGIRRAAQIKSGATILAPNSQQFNASSIAGVVNSISMQSTFNICYNPRGRSCEIIVPYQKFSKSLTHSFSSGMRFKIRFETEDSSQRSGLIIGASDVDPVRWPGSKWKCLLVRWDDMEVNRLCRVSPWEIEPSGPVSGPNSLLLPGTKRSRVSFPTTKADFPAPRDENGMSDFGEPLRIHKVLQGQEVFGFRPSYTALDAPIRLPSDTRCLPGLIESRIQAEGNNIMPHHADASNSFEGITLFNKPFQFHKVLQGQETVSIRPFGTRFEACQVYENNDTHILNGVQVPNHGNSWSTLSHVYNTETPFSPLLVPGSSPPVLMLQQSNSPSSQFMSLCGTRKKIETSNIGDSFRASLRVPSRFPSSESTEQLPPPAIRSSEPSEEHKQMRLSQLYRDNQKFVSMCKKSCRLFGFPLTEGKVASTKGDNPAAPACNEERLC; encoded by the exons ATGTACATACATAATCTAATGCCCACCCTCGATTCCTCACACCCCACACAG GGTTCGACTATGATGTGCGGGTTAATCGATTTGAATACCGTCAACACCGAAGATGAAACGGAGTCGCTTTCCGGCTCTCCTTCGTCGTCGGCGGCCTCAGCGAACTCGGAATTGGACAAAACGCCGTCGGCGGCGGTGTGTATGGAGTTGTGGCACGCCTGTGCTGGGCCGTTGATTTCGTTGCCTAAGAAAGGAAGCTCCGTCGTGTACTTCCCTCAGGGACACGTGGAACACCTCCCGGAGCACCCGGCCATAACCTATGATCTCCCTCCTCACGTATTTTGTCGCGTCATTGATGTCAAACTCCAT GCGGATGCAACTAATGATGAGGTTTATGCTCTAGTTTCCCTCGTTCCAGACCCACAT ATAGAACAAAAATGGAGGGATGGTATTTTTGAAACAGAAGCTGAAGATGAAGATGTAGAAGATGTAGGCAAGTCTATGACACCTCATATGTTCTGTAAAACTCTCACAGCTTCTGATACTAGCACTCATGGTGGCTTTTCTGTACCTCGCCGAGCCGCAGAGGACTGCTTTCCTCCTCTG GACCACAAACAGCAGAGACCTTCTCAAGAGCTCGTGGCTAAGGATTTGCATGGTATTGAGTGGAAATTCCGGCATATTTATAGGG GTCAGCCTCGCAGACATTTGCTGACTACTGGTTGGAGTGCATTTGTCAACAAGAAGAAGCTGACGTCTGGGGATGCTGTGCTTTTTTTAAG AGGCGGTGATGGAAAATTGAGGCTCGGAATTCGTAGAGCTGCTCAGATTAAAAGTGGTGCCACCATTCTTGCACCTAATAGCCAGCAATTCAATGCTAGCAGCATTGCTGGGGTGGTGAACTCCATATCCATGCAAAGCACTTTTAACATTTGTTATAATCCTAG AGGTCGTTCATGCGAGATCATTGTACCTTATCAGAAGTTCTCCAAGAGCCTAACACATTCCTTTTCATCTGGAATGAGGTTTAAAATCCGGTTTGAAACAGAAGATTCTTCTCAGAGAAG TGGGCTCATTATTGGGGCCAGTGATGTGGATCCAGTAAGATGGCCTGGTTCAAAGTGGAAGTGCTTATTG GTGAGATGGGATGATATGGAGGTGAATCGTCTGTGTCGGGTTTCCCCCTGGGAGATTGAGCCATCCGGTCCAGTGTCTGGACCGAACAGCCTTTTGTTACCAGGCACCAAGAGAAGTAGGGTCAGCTTTCCCACTACAAAAGCAGATTTTCCAGCTCCCAGAG ATGAGAATGGAATGTCAGACTTCGGGGAGCCTCTAAGGATCCACAAGGTCTTGCAAGGTCAAGAAGTATTCGGGTTTCGTCCTTCATACACTGCACTGGACGCCCCTATTAGGCTCCCTTCAGACACAAGGTGCCTTCCCGGTCTCATTGAATCAAGAATTCAGGCAGAAGGAAACAACATCATGCCTCATCATGCAGATGCCAGTAATTCCTTTGAGGGCATTACTTTGTTTAACAAACCCTTTCAATTCCACAAGGTCTTGCAAGGTCAAGAAACTGTGTCGATCCGGCCATTTGGAACGCGCTTTGAAGCCTGTCAAGTTTATGAAAATAATGATACTCACATATTAAATGGAGTTCAGGTGCCGAATCATGGAAATAGTTGGTCCACTCTTTCCCATGTTTATAACACTGAAACACCATTTTCACCTTTGCTCGTTCCAGGATCATCTCCTCCTGTTCTAATGTTGCAGCAATCAAATTCACCATCATCTCAATTTATGTCGTTATGTGGCACTCGGAAGAAGATTGAAACCAGCAATATTGGAGATTCTTTCCGTGCCTCTCTAAGAGTCCCAAGTAGGTTCCCATCTTCTGAAAGTACCGAGCAATTGCCCCCGCCTGCCATCAGATCATCAGAGCCCTCTGAAGAGCATAAGCAAATGAGACTTTCGCAGCTCTACAGAGACAATCAGAAATTTGTTTCAATGTGCAAAAAAAGTTGCAGGCTCTTTGGTTTTCCCCTTACCGAGGGAAAAGTTGCATCAACTAAAGGTGACAATCCAGCTGCACCAGCTTGTAACGAAGAACGTCTTTGTTAG
- the LOC140867625 gene encoding MLO-like protein 12 has translation MAGETATLETTPSWAVATVCFVLVAASLLIEHGLHLLAKYLKRKGRNSLLQALNELKSDLMLLGFISLLLTVLEKPIANICIPESVAESFLPCESLTIEQEQSKCQEEGKASLLSNVGVQQLQMLIFFLAFFHVLSSFLTFSLGTAKMKRWERWEAETRTLEYQFSNDPRRFQFIHQTSFGKRHLKFWSENRFLRLPACFLRQFYGSVYKVDYFTLRHGFIAAHFSEGTTFDFQKCIKRALDKDFRVVVGMRLWIWVFSVLFIFLNANVFRNYFWLPFIPLVMLLVVGTKLQNIITKMCLDRNDKSRIVVGALLVRPSDHFFWFDRPKFLLHLVHFIAFQNSFQVAFFTWTWYKFGLRTCFHRKTEDIVIKLAMGVVIPILSGYVALPLYALVTQMGTTMTNSVFPEEVAGGLKRWHAKAKRNLQARRNNYYELGRPSLEGSLDASLQSSPPFATLDASECLFIRHARDEDGDEIKEIIEEGDSVDGKHAAGGASEIRVV, from the exons ATGGCCGGAGAAACTGCGACGCTCGAAACCACTCCGTCATGGGCAGTGGCTACCGTTTGTTTTGTTCTGGTTGCTGCTTCCCTACTCATCGAGCATGGTCTTCATCTCTTGGCTAAG TACTTGAAGAGGAAGGGAAGAAACTCGCTTCTTCAAGCTCTTAACGAACTCAAATCAG ACTTGATGCTTTTGGGGTTTATTTCTCTGTTGCTGACTGTATTGGAAAAGCCAATTGCGAATATATGCATCCCGGAAAGCGTTGCAGAGTCTTTTCTTCCTTGCGAGAGCCTTACCATTGAACAAGAGCAATCCAAATGTCAAGAAGAG GGGAAGGCGTCGTTATTATCAAACGTTGGAGTCCAGCAGCTTCAAATGTTGATATTTTTCTTGGCTTTCTTCCACGTCTTGTCAAGTTTCCTTACATTCAGTCTCGGGACCGCAAAG ATGAAGAGATGGGAACGTTGGGAAGCAGAAACTAGAACTCTGGAATATCAGTTTTCAAATG ATCCAAGAAGATTTCAGTTCATTCATCAAACATCATTTGGAAAACGGCACCTGAAATTTTGGAGCGAAAATCGATTCCTCCGTTTGCCG GCTTGTTTTCTTCGTCAATTCTACGGATCTGTTTACAAAGTAGATTATTTCACTCTTCGACATGGCTTCATCGCG GCTCATTTTTCTGAAGGAACTACCTTTGACTTTCAAAAGTGCATCAAAAGAGCATTGGATAAAGATTTCAGAGTGGTGGTAGGCATGCG ACTTTGGATCTGGGTTTTCTCCGTacttttcatatttttaaatgcAAATG TATTCCGTAACTATTTTTGGCTCCCCTTCATTCCATTAGTG ATGTTACTTGTGGTTGGAACAAAGCTACAGAATATCATAACTAAAATGTGCTTAGATAGGAACGACAAGTCTCGTATCGTCGTAGGAGCTCTGCTTGTCAGGCCAAGCGACCACTTCTTCTGGTTTGATCGACCAAAATTTCTTCTCCACCTTgtgcattttattgcatttcaG AACTCTTTTCAAGTTGCATTCTTCACATGGACTTGG TACAAATTTGGACTGAGAACTTGCTTCCACCGAAAAACTGAAGATATAGTCATAAAACTTGCCATGGGTGTGGTGATTCCCATCCTTAGCGGCTACGTCGCCTTGCCACTATATGCTCTAGTCACCCAG ATGGGTACAACCATGACAAACTCTGTGTTCCCCGAAGAAGTCGCCGGTGGTCTAAAAAGATGGCATGCAAAAGCTAAGAGAAATCTTCAGGCTCGAAGAAATAATTACTACGAGTTAGGAAGGCCTTCGTTAGAAGGTTCACTCGATGCATCGCTACAATCGTCTCCTCCATTTGCTACACTTGATGCTTCAGAGTGTTTATTTATACGTCATGCTCGCGATGAAGATGGTGatgaaataaaagaaattaTAGAAGAGGGAGATAGTGTAGATGGAAAGCATGCAGCTGGAGGAGCATCAGAAATCAGAGTCGTTTGA
- the LOC140860264 gene encoding uncharacterized protein, with translation MKRLFSRGAAVESPQTPSPITPLPTPPANYAAGPARPIRLVYSDDKGKFHMDPEALAVLQLVKEPVGVVSVCGRARQGKSFILNQLLGRSSGFQVASTHRPCTKGLWLWSTPLRRTALDGTEYNLLLLDTEGIDAYDQTGTYSTQIFSLAVLLSSMFIYNQMGGIDEAALDRLSLVTEMTKHIRVRASGGRTTASELGQFSPTFVWLLRDFYLDLVEDNRKITPRDYLELALRPVQGGGRDVTAKNEIRESIRALFPDRECFTLVRPLSNENDLQRLDQIALDKLRPEFRSGLDAFTRFVFERTRPKQVGAMVMTGPILARIIQSFLDALNNGAVPTITSSWQSVEEAECQRAYELATEVYMSAFDRAKPPEEVALREAHEDAVQKSLAAFNSTAVGAGLIRQKYENRLQSFLKKAFEDIKKDAFREAYLQCTNTIENMEKELRIACHSPGAKVDTVIKVLDGLLSKYEDTCHGPEKWRKAVVFLRQSLEGPIMDLIRKQLDQIGTEKSSLALKCRSIEDKMGLLNKQLEASEKYKSEYLKRYEDAINDKKKLTDDYMSRITNLQKKCSSLEEKSSNLSKTLETERRELQDWKRKYDLVLSKKKAEEEQASAELAMLRSKSSAAEARLAAAQEKAGSAMEEAEEWKRKYDVAVREVKIALEKAASIQERTNHQSQAKEAALRAEFSRSLAEKEIEIKEKQSKFEQAEQHLTTLSLELKAAESKIKNYDFETSTLKAEMKELIEKVEHANTVSQSAESNAKILEQEKIYLEQKYQTQFNRFEELHERCKTAEIQAKRATELADEARAEAVSAQKDKSDFQRVAMERLAQIERAERYAESLERQKADLANEVERYKAAEKDALFKVEMLEGRVREREKEIETHLQSSNNQRKNTVHVLESLLESERVAHAEANNRAEALSVQLQVTQGKLDSLSQEFNTLRFSEKTTLDGKLRTASHAKRGRTDEYEVGFDSVHDTGTNDRATRENKKAKSNTSPLKFTSPEDGGSVFKGDEDADSQQTNSEDYTKFTVQKLKQELTKHNFGAELLQLRNPNKKDILALYEKCILQKS, from the exons ATGAAGAGGCTTTTCTCCAGAGGCGCAGCCGTAGAATCTCCCCAGACGCCGTCTCCGATAACACCCCTCCCGACGCCGCCCGCCAATTATGCCGCCGGACCTGCGAGGCCGATCCGTCTTGTGTACTCCGACGACAAGGGGAAGTTTCACATGGATCCGGAGGCGCTTGCTGTTCTTCAATTGGTTAAGGAGCCCGTGGGTGTGGTTTCTGTGTGCGGTCGTGCTCGACAGGGCAAGAGTTTTATACTCAATCAG CTTCTTGGGAGGAGCAGTGGATTTCAAGTAGCGTCAACACACCGTCCTTGTACTAAAGGTCTTTGGTTGTGGAGCACCCCACTACGGAGAACTGCACTTGATGGAACAGAATACAATCTTCTACTCTTGGACACAGAAGGAATTGATGCATATGACCAAACG GGAACATATAGTACGCAGATTTTTTCGTTGGCTGTCCTGTTATCAAGCATGTTCATTTACAACCAG ATGGGTGGAATTGATGAAGCTGCTCTTGATCGCCTCTCACTTGTGACTGAAATGACCAAGCATATTCGTGTCAGAGCTTCCGGGGGAAGGACTACAGCCTCGGAGTTAGGGCAATTCTCTCCAACATTTGTCTGGCTTCTGAGG GATTTTTATTTAGACTTGGTGGAGGACAATCGTAAAATCACCCCACGTGACTATCTAGAGCTTGCTCTAAGACCAGTTCAGGGTGGTGGAAGGGATGTAACTGCCAAAAATGAG ATACGAGAATCCATTCGAGCACTTTTTCCGGATAGGGAATGCTTCACACTTGTACGACCTTTGAGCAATGAAAATGATCTTCAGAGGCTTGACCAAATCGCG TTGGATAAACTGAGACCAGAATTTAGGTCCGGCTTAGATGCTTTCACAAGGTTTGTTTTTGAAAGGACGAGACCCAAGCAAGTTGGTGCAATGGTGATGACAGGGCCCATTCTTGCTCGTATTATTCAATCATTCCTCGATGCTCTTAATAATGGTGCTGTGCCTACTATAACCTCTTCTTGGCAG AGTGTCGAGGAAGCTGAATGTCAGAGAGCTTACGAACTGGCTACTGAGGTCTATATGTCTGCTTTTGACCGTGCCAAGCCTCCAGAGGAA GTTGCACTAAGGGAAGCACATGAAGATGCAGTTCAGAAGTCTTTGGCTGCATTCAATTCTACTGCTGTTGGGGCTGGTCTAATACGACAAAAGTATGAAAACCGTCTTCAGAGTTTTTTGAAAAAGGCATTTGAG GATATCAAAAAGGATGCTTTTAGGGAGGCCTATCTTCAATGCACAAACACCATAGAGAATATGGAGAAGGAGCTGAGAATAGCTTGTCATTCTCCTGGTGCAAAAGTGGATACAGTTATAAAG GTTCTTGATGGGCTTTTATCCAAGTATGAAGATACGTGTCACGGACCAGAGAAGTGGCGGAAAGCTGTTGTGTTTCTACGGCAGAG TTTGGAAGGTCCCATCATGGACTTAATAAGGAAGCAACTAGACCAGATTGGGACCGAGAAGAGTTCTCTTGCGCTGAAATGTCGGTCAATTGAGGACAAGATGGGTTTGCTTAACAAGCAACTGGAAGCCAGTGAGAAGTACAAGTCTGAATATTTGAAACGTTATGAAGATGCTATCAATGACAAGAAAAAGCTCACAGACGATTATATGAGCCGTATAACCAATTTGCAGAAGAAATGTAGTTCTCTGGAAGAGAAATCTTCCAACTTATCAAAAACCCTTGAGACAGAACGGCGGGAATTACAGGATTGGAAAAGGAAATATGACCTGGTTTTGTCAAAGAAGAAAGCTGAGGAAGAGCAGGCAAGTGCGGAATTAGCTATGCTCAGATCCAAAAGTTCTGCTGCAGAAGCAAGACTAGCAGCAGCTCAAGAGAAAGCTGGTTCAGCCATGGAAGAAGCAGAGGAATGGAAGCGTAAATATGATGTTGCAGTCAGAGAAGTGAAAATTGCTCTTGAAAAAGCAGCTTCCATCCAAGAGCGCACTAATCATCAATCACAAGCAAAAGAAGCTGCTCTAAGGGCAGAATTCTCTCGTTCTCTAGCAGAAAAG GAAATTGAAATTAAGGAAAAGCAATCCAAGTTTGAGCAAGCAGAACAGCATTTAACTACTCTTAGTTTGGAATTAAAG GCTGCTGAGTCAAAGATTAAGAATTATGATTTTGAAACATCAACGTTGAAGGCTGAGATGAAGGAGTTAATTGAGAAGGTTGAACATGCAAATACTGTTTCTCAATCAGCTGAAAGCAATGCTAAGATTCTGGAACAGGAAAAGATATACCTTGAGCAGAAATACCAAACACAGTTTAACAGATTTGAGGAACTTCATGAAAGGTGTAAAACAGCTGAGATACAGGCTAAAAGAGCAACTGAATTGGCTGATGAAGCCAGGGCAGAAGCAGTCTCTGCTCAGAAGGATAAGAGTGACTTCCAGCGAGTTGCAATGGAAAGATTAGCACAAATTGAGAGAGCCGAGAGGTATGCAGAAAGTTTGGAGAGGCAGAAGGCTGACTTGGCTAATGAAGTGGAGAGGTATAAAGCAGCTGAAAAGGATGCTTTATTTAAGGTGGAAATGCTGGAGGGAAGAGTTAGAGAAAGGGAAAAGGAAATCGAGACCCACTTGCAGTCGAGCAACAACCAGAGGAAGAATACTGTGCACGTACTTGAGAGCTTGTTGGAGTCTGAGCGCGTTGCCCATGCAGAAGCAAATAACAGGGCCGAGGCCCTATCTGTTCAGCTACAAGTTACTCAGGGAAAACTTGATTCACTTTCTCAAGAATTCAACACTCTTCGATTTAGTGAAAAAACAACATTGGACGGCAAACTAAGAACTGCTTCTCATGCGAAGCGTGGTAGGACAGATGAATATGAAGTGGGCTTCGACTCAGTACATGATACAGGCACAAATGACCGAGCAACCCGAGAAAATAAAAAGGCTAAAAGTAACACGAGCCCTTTAAAATTCACCTCTCCAGAAGATGGTGGTTCTGTATTTAAGGGTGACGAGGACGCCGATAGTCAACAAACCAATTCTGAAGACTATACCAAGTTTACTGTACAGAAACTGAAGCAAGAGCTTACCAAACATAATTTTGGTGCTGAACTGCTTCAATTGAGGAATCCCAACAAAAAAGACATTCTAGCACTCTATGAAAAATGTATTCTTCAGAAGTCATGA
- the LOC140861726 gene encoding auxin response factor 3-like isoform X1 — MYIHNLMPTLDSSHPTQGSTMMCGLIDLNTVNTEDETESLSGSPSSSAASANSELDKTPSAAVCMELWHACAGPLISLPKKGSSVVYFPQGHVEHLPEHPAITYDLPPHVFCRVIDVKLHADATNDEVYALVSLVPDPHQIEQKWRDGIFETEAEDEDVEDVGKSMTPHMFCKTLTASDTSTHGGFSVPRRAAEDCFPPLDHKQQRPSQELVAKDLHGIEWKFRHIYRGQPRRHLLTTGWSAFVNKKKLTSGDAVLFLRGGDGKLRLGIRRAAQIKSGATILAPNSQQFNASSIAGVVNSISMQSTFNICYNPRGRSCEIIVPYQKFSKSLTHSFSSGMRFKIRFETEDSSQRSGLIIGASDVDPVRWPGSKWKCLLVRWDDMEVNRLCRVSPWEIEPSGPVSGPNSLLLPGTKRSRVSFPTTKADFPAPRDENGMSDFGEPLRIHKVLQGQEVFGFRPSYTALDAPIRLPSDTRCLPGLIESRIQAEGNNIMPHHADASNSFEGITLFNKPFQFHKVLQGQETVSIRPFGTRFEACQVYENNDTHILNGVQVPNHGNSWSTLSHVYNTETPFSPLLVPGSSPPVLMLQQSNSPSSQFMSLCGTRKKIETSNIGDSFRASLRVPSRFPSSESTEQLPPPAIRSSEPSEEHKQMRLSQLYRDNQKFVSMCKKSCRLFGFPLTEGKVASTKGDNPAAPACNEERLC; from the exons ATGTACATACATAATCTAATGCCCACCCTCGATTCCTCACACCCCACACAG GGTTCGACTATGATGTGCGGGTTAATCGATTTGAATACCGTCAACACCGAAGATGAAACGGAGTCGCTTTCCGGCTCTCCTTCGTCGTCGGCGGCCTCAGCGAACTCGGAATTGGACAAAACGCCGTCGGCGGCGGTGTGTATGGAGTTGTGGCACGCCTGTGCTGGGCCGTTGATTTCGTTGCCTAAGAAAGGAAGCTCCGTCGTGTACTTCCCTCAGGGACACGTGGAACACCTCCCGGAGCACCCGGCCATAACCTATGATCTCCCTCCTCACGTATTTTGTCGCGTCATTGATGTCAAACTCCAT GCGGATGCAACTAATGATGAGGTTTATGCTCTAGTTTCCCTCGTTCCAGACCCACAT CAGATAGAACAAAAATGGAGGGATGGTATTTTTGAAACAGAAGCTGAAGATGAAGATGTAGAAGATGTAGGCAAGTCTATGACACCTCATATGTTCTGTAAAACTCTCACAGCTTCTGATACTAGCACTCATGGTGGCTTTTCTGTACCTCGCCGAGCCGCAGAGGACTGCTTTCCTCCTCTG GACCACAAACAGCAGAGACCTTCTCAAGAGCTCGTGGCTAAGGATTTGCATGGTATTGAGTGGAAATTCCGGCATATTTATAGGG GTCAGCCTCGCAGACATTTGCTGACTACTGGTTGGAGTGCATTTGTCAACAAGAAGAAGCTGACGTCTGGGGATGCTGTGCTTTTTTTAAG AGGCGGTGATGGAAAATTGAGGCTCGGAATTCGTAGAGCTGCTCAGATTAAAAGTGGTGCCACCATTCTTGCACCTAATAGCCAGCAATTCAATGCTAGCAGCATTGCTGGGGTGGTGAACTCCATATCCATGCAAAGCACTTTTAACATTTGTTATAATCCTAG AGGTCGTTCATGCGAGATCATTGTACCTTATCAGAAGTTCTCCAAGAGCCTAACACATTCCTTTTCATCTGGAATGAGGTTTAAAATCCGGTTTGAAACAGAAGATTCTTCTCAGAGAAG TGGGCTCATTATTGGGGCCAGTGATGTGGATCCAGTAAGATGGCCTGGTTCAAAGTGGAAGTGCTTATTG GTGAGATGGGATGATATGGAGGTGAATCGTCTGTGTCGGGTTTCCCCCTGGGAGATTGAGCCATCCGGTCCAGTGTCTGGACCGAACAGCCTTTTGTTACCAGGCACCAAGAGAAGTAGGGTCAGCTTTCCCACTACAAAAGCAGATTTTCCAGCTCCCAGAG ATGAGAATGGAATGTCAGACTTCGGGGAGCCTCTAAGGATCCACAAGGTCTTGCAAGGTCAAGAAGTATTCGGGTTTCGTCCTTCATACACTGCACTGGACGCCCCTATTAGGCTCCCTTCAGACACAAGGTGCCTTCCCGGTCTCATTGAATCAAGAATTCAGGCAGAAGGAAACAACATCATGCCTCATCATGCAGATGCCAGTAATTCCTTTGAGGGCATTACTTTGTTTAACAAACCCTTTCAATTCCACAAGGTCTTGCAAGGTCAAGAAACTGTGTCGATCCGGCCATTTGGAACGCGCTTTGAAGCCTGTCAAGTTTATGAAAATAATGATACTCACATATTAAATGGAGTTCAGGTGCCGAATCATGGAAATAGTTGGTCCACTCTTTCCCATGTTTATAACACTGAAACACCATTTTCACCTTTGCTCGTTCCAGGATCATCTCCTCCTGTTCTAATGTTGCAGCAATCAAATTCACCATCATCTCAATTTATGTCGTTATGTGGCACTCGGAAGAAGATTGAAACCAGCAATATTGGAGATTCTTTCCGTGCCTCTCTAAGAGTCCCAAGTAGGTTCCCATCTTCTGAAAGTACCGAGCAATTGCCCCCGCCTGCCATCAGATCATCAGAGCCCTCTGAAGAGCATAAGCAAATGAGACTTTCGCAGCTCTACAGAGACAATCAGAAATTTGTTTCAATGTGCAAAAAAAGTTGCAGGCTCTTTGGTTTTCCCCTTACCGAGGGAAAAGTTGCATCAACTAAAGGTGACAATCCAGCTGCACCAGCTTGTAACGAAGAACGTCTTTGTTAG
- the LOC140867627 gene encoding homeobox-leucine zipper protein ATHB-52-like, whose protein sequence is MERSQYNSQTQKHPLIKNKKRLNQEQVRILETNFIFNNKLDPDRKHQLALELGVPPRQVSIWYQNKRAREKNQSLEMDHRALQQRLENVLAENTGLRGEVERLRGELCKIQELFNGFNSSVSSSCDEVGSSKHDLEREYYAALIGAGAAGGGQFVAFGGL, encoded by the coding sequence ATGGAGCGATCTCAATATAATTCTCAAACCCAAAAACATCCACTGATCAAAAACAAGAAAAGACTCAACCAAGAGCAAGTGAGGATTCTGGAAAccaatttcattttcaacaaCAAGCTCGACCCGGATCGAAAACACCAGCTGGCGTTAGAGCTTGGTGTTCCCCCTAGACAAGTATCCATATGGTACCAAAACAAGCGTGCTCGTGAGAAGAATCAAAGCCTGGAGATGGATCACCGGGCGTTGCAGCAAAGGCTCGAAAACGTGTTGGCTGAAAACACGGGCTTGAGGGGAGAAGTGGAGAGGCTGAGAGGAGAGCTGTGCAAGATTCAAGAATTGTTCAATGGCTTCAATTCTTCGGTTTCCAGCTCCTGTGATGAGGTTGGGAGCTCCAAGCATGACTTGGAGAGGGAATACTATGCGGCTCTCATCGGTGCCGGTGCGGCCGGAGGCGGCCAGTTTGTGGCATTTGGAGGGTTGTGA